The following DNA comes from Ricinus communis isolate WT05 ecotype wild-type chromosome 10, ASM1957865v1, whole genome shotgun sequence.
TTTGTCCATTGGAAAAATTTCTCCGTCCTCTTACAAGTTCACGCCCATGATTAGAAATTCTCAGAATCCCAGCCTGTACTTTTTGAGGCTGGCAGCAATTACTGTGGCTGGAAGGCCTGTGGGAGTGGCTGCTGCCGGGTACCAGGTCCCCACCATCATAGACTCTGGCACTGTTGTTACACGACTTCCAATATCCATATATGCTGCGTTAAGAGAGGCCTTTGTAAAGATCATGTCCAGGAGGTATGAACAAGCCCCGGCGTACTCCATACTGGACACATGCTTCAAGGGAAGTTTAAAGAGCATGTCAGGTGCACCTGAGATTCGAATGATTTTTCAAGGAGGTGCAGACCTCTCTCTTAGGGCCCCCAACATCCTGATAGAAGCTGATAAAGGTATCGCTTGTTTGGCCTTCGCAAGTAGCAACCAAATTGCCATCATTGGAAATCATCAACAACAGACTTATAACATTGCCTATGACGTCTCTGCTTCAAAAATTGGGTTTGCTCCTGGCGGCTGCCGATGATCAGTTGTTTAATGACTGAATAAAGAACCAACAGCTGGATAGACTGCTATAGTGTTGCCATCTGCATGTAGGTTGCTTTTCGAAGTGATAAATCATGTCAAAAAAGGGAGTTGGTATACAGGAATTGCTTGTGtgacaaaataatatttgtacTGGAATGAACATGTAGAATTTGCACATAGTATTGCAGAAGAGTTAGAGTCTACTATAACCATCCtccttttaaaattcttatgcAGCCAAAAGTTAATAATTCATATTAATTGAACATAACCCCATCCCCATGCCAATAAAATTGGTCGGCTATTGGCCTGTGAGGTAAAATCAACTataaaatgaagtttttgGTGGCCTATTTTGAAGTTGGAGCTTTGACACCTTGTTATGAGTTTTAATTCTATTgctaaaataaacaaatcaGTAAATCAACCACCTGCACAGCTTTCCTTGACCCACTTTGCGGAGTTGGTGTCTCATTTGTATAGTCGGCCAAGTTTGAATCAGCTGCAATGCATGTATATTAAATGCTTATTTTGTGagcaaattaaattaaagctCTCTTCTAGCGATGAAAATGAGATGTACCCATCCGCACCTGAAGAAATTTAAGCAACTCAACTACCACCAATCTCCCATCGCAGATCATTCAGAGCAGTAACTCCATTTTgagatttcttatattttaacatatgaTCTTTGCCTTTCTAATCCTAAGgaataaaatatactttagAAAGAAGCAAACTTTCTGCATATCAATCAATCAGGgtcctttttttctcttttttccttttccgaATTTTGCATTACTTTGAGAACACAACCACCTCATCCTCGTTGGCTTTCCTTGTTCTAATTAAATAGTATAATACTATAGCAAACCAGTTTGATACCTAATCTTCCTgttctttcaaaataatttatatatatatgaactccaacaaaagaataaagatCTTTACTTGCCCAATTAAGTGCAAAGCCAGCTGAGTTTTCTACTGGTCCCAGATTCAAGCCACAACTACAAACTTCTCATTTTCAGCATTCTCTAGTTGGTTTATTATTACATTTGTTTTCAGCAACatattctattcttttctttgcaataCCAAACCTTAATTCACGTAGGGGCTTCAACTCAATTCAAACTTCATTATCTGTCCTGGACAAATTGATACTTGACAAATCCATAAACTTTGACCAAGCATAAGTCTTCTTCCTCTTTGCCTCAGTAGTAACGCTCaaatccttctttctttttcttttttcccatTTTTTTGGCGCATCAAGACTCCATCATCATCAAGTTGAAAAATGGGCTGCATTTCCTCGAAACTCATGCCGAGATCAACGAGTTTAAAGGAAGAGCTGAACCAAAGTATGCAAAGGTCAGCCAGTGGCAGTCCTGCGCTTGAAGAATCTGTCCCTTCCCAAAATATCAACGATCAGTTCCTTGCACTTGTTTCTTCTGCCAACACAGTTGCCAGAAGACTCAGGTCTCGGAGTTTTTCAGACAAAAACACCCAATCAGTTATTGACCATAACACTGCTCTTACCAGCAACACAAGGAAACAAGGAGGGGAGAGAGCACGATCTAGAAGTTGGCTTTCAGAAATTGAGCTCCCCACCCCAATTCCTGACACTTCTAATGGAACTAAGGAAGAAGAGTCGGATCATAAGGGTGTGGGACGAGCTAGGAGTTTCCACACAGTAGAAGAGTATGATGCCATGATAAGACAACTTAGCTCTTCTGGGGCACTCCATACAGTATCTAATGGAAAGCATGAGGGTTCAAGAACCAAGCTGCAGCAATCACTCCTAAAAGAAGGCATGCTAGAAGAGAACTCCAAGATCGACGCAACTTCAGAGCTAGGAAGTAGAGAACTTATTGCAAATCCAAATATATCCCCCGCAAATAAGGAAGTGAAAGTAGTTGAGGACTCTTCtcaagaagggtatattttagAGAAGGGTCTTAAAAGAAAGTCAATTGCGAAAAGGTTACATTCGCTTCAAATTCCACATACCATTGAATTCTCTGCTGTTGCAAGCCTTAGGGAATGGCTCAACTCTGGTGGGCAAGTCTACTCTCCTGCAGCTTACGTCACTCCAAAACTTGGCAAATGCCCTTTACCAAATTCTAGGATGCCAAATGAATGCAATGAGGGTGACATTTTCAATCCTGAATTGGTGGTTGCTTTTGAAGAACCCATGCTACAACTTGAAGCAGAAGCAGAAAGCATTCTCAAACATATTTCTGAGAACTTGGAGAAAGAATGTCCCATGGAGAAGCAACCCAAAGATGAGATATCGCATGCACGAGGCTAGATCAAGTGCCAAGTACAATGAACAGCTTTGCTACAAAAATTTGGAGTACACGTGGTTGTTAAATGGTCAGCATCTTAACCCTCTCTCATCATATTGAAATAACATGAGCTTCTTTTGATTTGCTAcaatttatagttttatcaATCAAAGGATCTAAATATTACAAGACTATTATCATTTTGAATTGTGGACATGCTCGAGTCTTGCAAAATCTCCAATTGATTATCTGGTTGAACGTTTATGGAGTGAAATGGATTCACTTTCTTTTGCTATATGAAATGAATGCCAGAAGAAAAATGACAATACATTGAATTTTAATCCTATTTCCATCTCATTTGATTGCTACAAGAACAAACAACACGATACGCACATTTTTAACAGGGATAGCTAATGAATACAAGTTTGCCAACTAGCACAAGCAATCTGAAAAGGAAAGAACATGCATTGATTATGCATCAATCGAATTAATTTATGC
Coding sequences within:
- the LOC8283336 gene encoding uncharacterized protein LOC8283336, which codes for MGCISSKLMPRSTSLKEELNQSMQRSASGSPALEESVPSQNINDQFLALVSSANTVARRLRSRSFSDKNTQSVIDHNTALTSNTRKQGGERARSRSWLSEIELPTPIPDTSNGTKEEESDHKGVGRARSFHTVEEYDAMIRQLSSSGALHTVSNGKHEGSRTKLQQSLLKEGMLEENSKIDATSELGSRELIANPNISPANKEVKVVEDSSQEGYILEKGLKRKSIAKRLHSLQIPHTIEFSAVASLREWLNSGGQVYSPAAYVTPKLGKCPLPNSRMPNECNEGDIFNPELVVAFEEPMLQLEAEAESILKHISENLEKECPMEKQPKDEISHARG